The Vicinamibacterales bacterium genome includes the window GCTTCGCAGGACAACGCGCGAACGAGGTAGCGGTAGCGTTCCACGGCCACGCCCCTGACGGCCAGTTCGCCGGCCAGCCCCGGCGCATCAAAGGGTCCGAACAGCAGGGCGCCGCTGGCCGATTGGGCTTCCGGCGAAGTCCACACCGCGTCGAGGAGTTTCGCCGTGACTTCCCGCGACGAGGACACGAGCCCACCGACCTGCACTTGGTCGCCGTGACGAAGGTGATATGACCAGCCCCGTACCCGGCCGTCGGCCCCGGTCGCGATGAAACCGGGCAGCGCGCCGGTCCGCCGCGCGTCTTCGATGCAGGCCCAGGTCGGCGAGGTCTCCCAGAGCAAGTCGTGGCGCCACCGCGCCGCCTCCGCCGCATAGAGAGGCGCCAGTAGCGCCGCGTCACCGGCCCGCCAGTCACTCACCGTCATGGCGGGGCATCGGTCACCAGCGCGCCTGCCAGCCGGCGGCGCAACCGGTTCGCCGCGTCCATGGTCTGGCCTGCGGTCGCCGCCGACGCATTGGCGGCGCTCACCAGTTCGTAGACTTCCTGCCGGTGCACGGCGACCTCGCGCGGGGCGGTGACGCCCAGCCGGACGCCGTCCTTGCCGACGCGCAGCACGCGCACTTCGATGCCGTCGCCAATGATGTTCGCTTCGTCGCGCTTGCGGGTGAACACCAGCATGGCGTCAGGCCAGAGAGAGGCGATGGTCGACCGGATACGGACTATCACCAGGAATCACCTGGACCCCGATCATCCGGCGCGGGTTGACGACCACCGGCGCCCGCAAGTTGACGAGGGCGGTGTCGGCATCGAGGCGCACCAGGGCCAGCCAGACCAGGCGGTCGTCGTCGCGCGCCTCTAGGCGATGGCGGGACGCCGGAGGAAGCTCGAAGTGGTAGGCCGGCAGCACCAGACGCTGGTCGACGGCGAGAAACGATGGATGCGGGTCGTCCAGGCTCTGCAGGCACGTCAGCGGATCGAGCGCAGACGCCGTGATGATCACAAAACGCTGGCAGCCCTCGAAGCCCGGCACCCCCTCAGGGAATGCCACGACGGCGGCGGACTGCACGTCAAACGACCCGAACCGGGTTTCAATGATCGACTTGCCGGACACTGGTCACCTCAAGTAGTCGAGGAGCGACGCTTTCGACCCGTTACCGACGGCGCCGAGGGCCGCCTCGTACGCCGTCCGCGCCTGGGTCATCTGGCTGATCGCCTTCGCCATGTCAACGTCTTGATCCTGAG containing:
- a CDS encoding carbon storage regulator, which encodes MLVFTRKRDEANIIGDGIEVRVLRVGKDGVRLGVTAPREVAVHRQEVYELVSAANASAATAGQTMDAANRLRRRLAGALVTDAPP
- the fliW gene encoding flagellar assembly protein FliW, with the protein product MSGKSIIETRFGSFDVQSAAVVAFPEGVPGFEGCQRFVIITASALDPLTCLQSLDDPHPSFLAVDQRLVLPAYHFELPPASRHRLEARDDDRLVWLALVRLDADTALVNLRAPVVVNPRRMIGVQVIPGDSPYPVDHRLSLA